From the genome of Anas acuta chromosome 29, bAnaAcu1.1, whole genome shotgun sequence:
TCGCCCACAGGTGAAGGACGagggggggcagcccctgggctcgCTCAGCCTCCCCCTGTCCCGGCTGCTGGGGGCCGAGGCGCTGATCCTGGACGGGTGGCTCCCTCTCTCCGGGGGGGGGCCCCGCAGCCAGGTCCTGCTGCGGGCACAGCTGGGGGTGAgtgggggcattttgggggtgggggggggtggggggggcacagacAGCACCTTCCTCAccccccccgtcccctctcGGCCCCCCCAGGTCCTGGTGTCGCAGCACTCAGGGGTGGGGGCCGGAGGTGCCCCCGTGCCGGGGGGGGACCCCGAGCCCctggaggcggcggcgggggggcaggaggaggagagcggggccgggggggggccctgcgGCAGCGCCTGCCCCCGACTGAGAGGtaaggctggggaggggggggggcacccctgGGATGGCGATGGGGCCGCTCAGAGCCTCAGcttccccccccaccaccccttttgtgccccccccccaaagccgCACGGAGCAGGAGCCGGGGGGGCCGCGCCTGCAGCTGACGCTCTGGTACCACGCTGACGAGCGCAAGCTGGTGGCCATCGTGCACGGCTGCAGGTAAGCACAGAGGGGGGGCTGCTCAGGGACCCCCCCCTCAGcgctgtgacccccccccccaccgaaatgcccccccccaggcagctGAAGGCGCTGTCCAAGGAGCTGCCCGACCCCTACGtgtccctggtgctgctgcccgaCCGCAGCCGCGGCACCAAGAGGAAGACGGGCGTGCAGAGGAGGACCCTGAACCCCGAATTCAACGAGAGGTCAGGGGGGGCCTCCctgggccggggggggggctgcccagCCCGTCCCGGTgctcctcacccccccccaaaaatccaTGGCCCCCCCAGGTTTGAGTGGGACGTGCCCCCCGAGGAGGCCGCGCGGCGCAAGCTGGAGGCGCAGGTCAAAGCCAGCGGCTCCTTCATGGCCCGCGAgaaggaggtgctggggaaggtaggggggggtcggggggggggctgggggggtcggggagggggggggtcgGGTGGGCTcaggggggtgtgggggggcacagagccccccctgagcccccgctctcccccagctccatcTGGACCTGGCGCAGGTGGATTTGTCGGAGGGAGGAACCCACTGGTGagtgggggggggtctgggggggggggcagtgccTTTATCTtctgccccccccaccccaatttCATCCCCTCCATCTCCCCCCCCCAGGTATGAGCTGCGGGATGAGCGGAGCAGCCCCTaacgcgcccccccccccctgctccccactgTGCCTGGGGCCGTGCGAGGggtggggggcactgggggggggctgccccccccatCACATCCCCTCCGCCTCACCACTGACCAAAGAAGCCGGGGTGggggccccgcggcccccccgcccccccgcctGCGCAGACTGTTATTTATGTCGTGCCTTCACCCACCGAGAAACCTCCCCcagcgccggggggggggggggggacacaggggttgtgtgtgccccccccctcacccccccccccccaaactgctgggagctgcttttGTCAGAGCCGCCCTCACCGCCGCTGTGCCAccgccgcgccccccccgcgCTGCCTTTGGGGGGCTGCGACCCCCCCACGCTGCCCAGCAAATAAAGGAGGGAGGAGACGGCGGTGTCTTAATGGGGGTCCTGGGGtatggggggggcacagggggggggcacagggggggggctctgtcccatgggtgtcccctgctggggggggggtccctacCTTGGTGCCACTTGGGGGGGTGCCAGCTTTGGGGGGGTGTCtttggggtgtccccatgggggtGTCGGTATCGGGGTGTTCTCCGTGGGGGTGTCCTTTAGGGGATGgttcctgggggggggtccccagctccctgtccccatgggggtgtccctgggggggggccACCACCGGGATATTCCCTATTGGGGTGTCCTTTAGGGGATGGGGGCGTGGGGATGCTCCCCGTGGGGGTGCCCCCTGTGGGGTGCTGCccttgggggggggcactgTTGGGGGGGGTCCTTATCAGGGGGTCCTTATCAGGGTGTCCCCCCAGGGGTGTCCCCCATGGGCCCATCATTGGGGTGTCCCCATAGggctgcccccccaccccctctgGCCAtcggggtgtccccccccccaccctgaccccccccccccatggggaGGTGCCCCCAGCCCATCCCCCATTGGggtctccccccccccgggtgccccccccggcccctttCGTTGCCCATCTATAGGCAAAAAATCCCCCCCGGGATAATGGGCGTGGcctccccgcgccccgccccccCTCATGCATAATGCATGAGTTCATTACCGCGCCGTGACGTCAGCGGCGCTCAGCCAATGGGCGCGCGGTGACGTCGGGGCCGTACAAAGGCGCCTCCCGGAGGCCGCGGCCCAgagcgggaccgggaccggcaccgggcggggggagcgggacCAGCACCGGGACCAGCACCGGGACCAGCACCGGGACCAGCACCGGGACCAGCGCCAACATggtggggagcggggcggcaccggggggggtaacgggggattggggggggggggaccggaACCGGGATGCGacgggcggggggcggcgggcaccgggcggggggggggtgggggtgatggggggatgggggggggggggcgggggggggggaaccgggaCCGGGAGCGGGCTCGGGGCTGGCACCGGGCGGGGGGGCCCCGACGGCGCGGGCGGTGCCGATGCCGGTGCCCGCTGACGGCCGcgctctccccccccccgcagtGCGACTTCTCGGAGGAGCAAACCGCCGGTGAGTGCCCGGGaccaccgggaccccccccgggacccccccggacccccccccctcgaggctcggccccgccgctccccgcgcttcctgcccgccgccgcccgggcGGGTCCCGGGGCAAAGTCGCTCCGGGAccggggcgggggccggggctgcacccggggcttgggggggggggggctcgggaccctggggggggctccgggctcgggggggggacaccgggggccgggggggttcCGGGGCCTCTTGCGCCATTTGCCCTTATATGGGCacggcgcggggccgggccgcgcaTTCCTgcggggcggggccgccccggtgcgggggggggggggggaggcgggaggcggccccggccccggcccttCCTGCACGGGAGGGGCCCCCCCGCGCgctcccggagcccccccccccggctgctggCGTCGGGTTCCCGACGGGAAACCGGACCCCGATGGGAAACGGGATctgggccgggggggggctgggtgcaggggatggggtcctgggggtgcggggggcgtgggggggggtcctgtgGTGCCTGGCCCCATTGGTGCTGCTTACAGcatcctccagctgcagcatcGAGGGTGGGGGGGCCCAGGGGTGCAGGGTCCCTAGGAGCAGGTTATGGGGTCCTGTAGATGCAGGGTCCATAGCAGCAGGTTATGGGGTCCTGGACATGCAGCATCCATAGGAGTAGCTTATGGGGTCCTGTAGGTGCAGGTTACGGGGTCCCATAGGTGCAGGGTCCCTAGAAGCAGGTTATAGGGTCCTGTAGGTGCACGTTATGGGGTCCCAGAGGTGCAAGGTCCCTAGGAGCAGGTTATGGGGTCCCATGGATGCAGAGTCCCTAGGAGCAGCTTATGGGGTTCTGTACATGTAGCATCCATACGAGCAAGTTATGGGGTCCTGTAGGTGCAGGTCACGGTGTCCCATAGGTGCAGGGTCCCTAGGAGCAGGTTATGGGGTTCTGCAGGTGCAGGGTCTGTAGGAGCAGGTTTTGGGGTCCTGTACATGCAGCATCCATAGGGGTAGGTTACGGGGTCCTGTAGGTGCGGGTTACGGGGTCCCATAGATGCAGGGCGCTGCAGCACCGGCTCCCACGGGGTGCACAGTCCCGTGGGGGTGCCCGGCCCCCCCCTGACATCGGGCACCCCGCAGAGTTCAAGGAGGCGTTCCAGCTCTTCGACCGCACCGGGGACGGGAAGATCCTGTACAGCCAGTGCGGGGACGTGATGCGGGCGCTGGGCCAGAACCCCACCAACGCCGAGGTCATGAAGGTGCTGGGCAACCCCAAGAGCGATGGTGAGTGCCCTGCgcccccccaaccctccccatACACCCCCCACACCCCGGAACcgctgcccccccggcccccacccACGTtgctccgtgccccccccgcaGAGATGAACCTGAAGACGCTGAACTTCGAGCAGTTCCTGCCCATGATGCAAACCATCGCCAAGAACAAGGACCAGGGCTGCTTCGAGGACTACGTGGAGGGGCTGCGGGTCTTCGACAAGGAGGGCAACGGCACCGTCATGGGGGCCGAGATCCGCCACGTCCTCGTCACCCTGGGTGAGCACCCACCCCCCCCCTTGTTCCCGGACCCCCTCCCCAATTTCCCCCAGGGCCACCCCGAGGTGACCCCGTCGCCGTCCCGCAGGTGAGAAGATgacggaggaggaggtggagcaGCTGGTGGCCGGGCACGAGGACAGCAACGGCTGCATCAACTACGAAGGTGAGCGCCGGGCCGGTggcgggggggtccccggggaggggggtcccaggggggctcagccccgtTCCCAAGCCCTCCCTGACCAtcatctccttccttcctcccagcgTTTGTGAGACACATCTTGTCAGGGTGAAGCCGCAGGGGTACGCCTCTTCCCATCCTCCTTCAGTTACttacttaacatttttttcctccctctttttttccctcatttaatttttttcttctttttttttattaatttttgggtggaattttttttttctttttaagcaaagaaaaaaaaaaaaaaaagcctccaaagCCTCCTGGTTTGCGCTCTCGCCCCCCTTTCTCCCTCggtgcagcccctgccccccccGCATGCCCCTCTGCATGGAGCCGCAGCCGTGCCCGCGGGAGCCGCAgcgcccggtgccgccgccTCTCCTCCTCCGTCTGCCTGGGGTCTGCTGCGGGCTCCTGCCTCTCTCCGGGACGAGGGCTGGGGGCGcggagcccccccctcaccccgcgttttctcctctctccacaGAGCTGGTCCGGATGGTGCTGAGCGGCTGAAGACCTCCGTaccccccccattccccccaccccaccccccgGTCTGGGTTTTGTgcctttcccccccctttttttttttttttcccttcattgtccccccccagcactgctgagctccccccacgcccccccccccaccgctcCAGCCCCACCGGCTAAGTTATTGCTCCGCGAATAAAGAGGCGGCGGAGAGATGCTGCGTCCTTCAGCCTGTGTGTGACCCCCCcatgcagccccctgcccccccccccacaaaccCTGCCACTCGAGGCCGTTTCTTCCCGCCCCGGGGacttggaattttatttttgttatttaaaaaaaaaagggaagggggagagagggagattGGGGTGTAgggaggggttggggaggggggacaaaaacagaaaaggagctgggggggttgttgggggggggggggggaatgccCAGTTGCCAGGTGGGATTGGAGCTGTCTCATAAATAGCCGGGGTGCAGCAGGGTCCCCGGCCCGCCCGGGGAGACCAACACTTAAATAAAATCCGGGACaatcatcataaaaaaataccaaagcgggggggtggggtgggggggcttcCTCTGGGGTCTTGCGGGGGCGGGAGGGGCCGGTCTCCCCGGGCCTGCGGCGGGGGGGCGCGGGGTGCAGCGTCctcggccccggggggggctcacTGCGTGGGGGGGACGGGGGTggccgtgctggggctgggcgcGATGGGGTCCGTCTGCAGGGGGGGGCCTTGATCTGCAcggagagaaaaggaaaggaaaaaggggggggggggggtcacaccTGGGGGGCGACACAGGGAGGGGTGCGAGCGCACCGCGTAGCCCACCGCCCATGAGAAGGTTTGAGCGAggcccccccctgccctgctccagcccgATGCGCATGGGTGAGGGGATCCCTCCCCGCCGTGAGTGACCCCCCCGCGTCCCCCCCgaagccccccacccccccaatgTCTCACCTGCGAGGAGGCCGGGGTTGGGAAGGAGGCTTCCCTGCACGGCGGCCACGATGGCGGGGCTGTGCGCGGCGGCCGAGCCCCCCGCGAGGTGCGGCAGGGCCAGGCCGGGTGGGTTAGgcggggggggcagccccccgggCGGCATGCTGCTGGCCAGGGCCCCATGCAGCGGGAGGGCGGGCGGGTTAGCGGGGAAGGTGGCCCCGATGGACTCGGCTAGGGGGTTAGCCATGCTAAATGGGATGGCGGATGGAGGCAATCCGAAGGGCAGGGCCGCGGGCGCATTACCGGGCACGGCGGGGTGGCCGCTGCCACCGAGGCTCCCAGCCAGGCTCTGGGACGGCGGCTGCTGCCCGGGGAACGGCGCCGGGGCTGCGGGAGAGAGGGAAACGTTACGGGAAGGCCTCGAGGAGCACCTGGGCCAACCCTCCCCCTGCCACCAACAGGGGGacatccccctgccaccaacAAGGTCCCTGCCTTGGACCCAGGCAGCACGGCCAAGCTTTCCTTgaacagggacagggacaaggacaggggcagggacaccccctccctgggcagcccattccaacacccccccaccctccccaaaaACTGcctccccattcccatcccaaacctcccccagcaccacctgaggccattccctctccTCCCATCCCTACCATCTGCAACccccccctgcccagctccccccacCTTCAGGTAGATGGCGAGAGCATGAAATtgtggtgggggggggaaccatCAGggctgagaccccccccccagccacccacccacccacccccctCAGCACCCCGCTCACCGTGCGGGATGGCCGGGCCAGGCTGCGGGGCGCCCGGCGGCGGGGGTGGCTGCGGCGGGGGGGCCCCGGGCAGCGGCTGCCCCCCGGGCTCAGCGGGGGCCACCAtggcgggggcgggcggcgcgccCAGAGGGTGGGCGGCGGGGGCCAGGGGGGTGCCGGTggcgggcaggggctgagcccccgGCGGCAGggggggcggctgctgctgctgctgctgctgcaggtgctggaagTGCTGCTGGCGGGCGCGCATCTCCGcgtacttcagctgctccatgTGGAAGGCCTGGCGGTccgccagcagctgctgccgcTGGTATTCCAGCTACGGGGAGGCACGGGGGGGGTCAGAAGAGGCTGCCagggtgtgtatgtgtgtgtggggggggatgCTCAAGGTCTGCGCCCTGCTCACCGCCTCGCGCTCCCGGTCCATGATGGTCTCGAGCTCCTCGAAGTGCCGCAGTTTGATCTCCAGCTTCTTCATCTGCGTCTCCACCAGCAGCGCCACCAGAGACTTGATCTTACGCTCCTCCACGGCTGCCAGGTGCtgaggggatggggtgggggggtcaaCACCTGCAGGAAACCCCCCCACATAGACACACAGAGCCCCCCTGAAACCCCCCAACCCGCACCTTGGCCTTCACAGCAGCTGCGGccagcgcggcggcggcggcggtggagAGGTTCCCCTCGCCGATGTCCCGCTCCACCTTCGCCTTGCGCTCGGCCTCGGGCTCCGGTGGCTCCTTGGGCACCTCGTCCTGCGCCTCCTTcgcctccttctccttctccaggtCCCCTGCAGGGGGCAGGGGTGGTCAGTGaggggtggctggggggggggctctgcacCCCCTGCCCGGCCAGGCCTCCTCTCACCTGTGCCATCGCTGTCGCCCTTGTCCGACTCCTTCTCACCCTCCGGCTCCttgcccttctcctcctccttcttggCCATGTCCCCCAGtttctccttcacctcctcctcgGCGGTGCCATCCCGGGGCTCCTGGGGAAGGGACCAGACCCGGTTGTTTGCCCCCCCCAATTTCCAACCTCCATCAGGTCCCCACcctgcgcccccagccccgctaCCTTcgcctccttcttctcctccgcCGGCTGCGCCTCTGCCCGCGCCTCCTCCGTGCCGCTCTCCTCTGGGGACACAGGCACAGGGTGAGCCCCCCCCCGTGCCAAAAACCCATTGCACagagcctcccccagcccccccaggcgGTACCTATCCGCTCGGGCTCGTCGGAGGTGGTGCCGGCGATGCCGCTGCTCTCCAGCCCGAACGCGGGGTCGGCTTTGCCCGTCACCTTGGCCGCCTCCTCCACCTTGCGGACGTGCGCCTCCACCAGCGCCGTGGGCACCTCCTCCTTCATCTTGGAGAACTCCTCTGCCAGAGCAGCGCGATGCCACCCGTCAgcagggggctgagccccccccccagagccagccctgctccttggCACCACACAGCCCCCCCGGAGGTGTGGGGGGGCTCGTCCCGTGTCCCATGTCCCAGCTCCCCATCACCACCCGCGGCCCCGTGCCGTGCCGCCCGTTCTCTGGCAGTGCTCGGCCCCCTCTTGCCTCCATCGCCCTGGGGGGGGTCTCGTGCCCCTAAGGCCACAGCCAACGGCACCCCCGGGCTCCGACCCCTGCGGGGACGCGGCCGCATTACCCAGCGCCGATTTGGCGGCGGCGGAGGCGACACGGGGGTCGACGACGGAGGCCAGGAAGGCGACGGTGCTCATGACGGGGTTGCCGGACTGGCTGAAGGGGATGGGCTGGTAGGCCAGGGGCCCCAGGGACGCCTCCGAGTCCTCCAGGTAGGGGTCCTCGATGGGCAGCCGCAGGAAGTGCAGGATGCACTCGTCCTGCGTCCGGCTGCCCACGTGCTCCGACACCTTGTTCCAGTCGTCCTTGTACATCTCCAGGGCCTACGGGGTGGGGTGTGGGGGCTCAGCGGGGCTGGGTGGCCCCGTTACCAACGCTCCCTCCTCCCCGGGACCCCCTCCCAGATCCCTGgctcacctccagcagcagcagcgtctCCTGCTCCGTCCACTCCCGCGTGGCGCTGGCGGCAGCTTTGCTCTGTGGGGGTGAAAGAGGGGGTGAGCAGCGGGgtgggggcacagggagggagCAAAGAAGGGGCCGGGGCCCCCACCTTGGAGGGGACGTTCTTCTTGGTGTACATGTCGGTGCGGAGGCCAAAGTTCTGCATGTCGGCCGGCTTCTCCTTGCTCTTGTCGGGGAAGTTCAGCATCTGCTGCGAGGCCGAGgtctgctgctggggaggagaggggacgttgggggcacagcctggggggCGGCAGGCCCGAAAAGACGCAgctcccgccccccccctccccatccccgtccctcCCTGGAGACGCCGCAGTGCCCCGTCTCGTCACGGTGTCCCCCCCGCgtccctgctccccagggcagggcgGCATGCGGGGCgcgagggggaggagggaaggagcctTCCTCGGCCAGCGGCGGGGGGACGGGCCCCATGCAGCCGCCTACCAGCTCCGGCTTCCCTTTCACCGTCTCGGTGACGAGGTCTTCGATCTCTTTGCTCTTGCGGCCCGTCTTGGCGTCGCCGTCGCTCTGCCGGCCCTGAGGCACAGACAAAGCTGTGCtcaggccccccccccccccccccagccccctcaaAATCCCAACGCTaaccccccccaacaccccccccccacgggGACCGGGGAAGGCGGACGGGACGCGGAGGCGGCGGGGGACCCTCGTTGCGCACCCACCTGGGGCGTCTTGGGCTGCAGAGGCACCAGCCCCGAGGGGGTGTCGGCCAGGACGTGGAAATGAGAGGTGGGTGGGGGGCCCATGGGGGTGGGCCGGCTCTCGGCGTCCACCTGGTAGTTGATGAGGCCCCACTGCTCCAGGAAGGCGTGGACCCTgcggaggaggaaaaaaaaaaaaggggagtgTGTGGGGGGGGCTCAGAGAGGGGGGGGCGGCTGCCAGGGGCCGAGCCGCGTGCGGGGGGGCCAAACGCACCGCATGATGGCACAGACGTCGCCCGCCAGGTTGCGGCGGCAGGCGGTGGAGGTGAGGTACTCCTGCGGGTTCAGGCGGTACGTGTCGATCATGAAGTTGCGGTAGGCCAGGTATCTGCGGCAGGGAGGGGGCCGTCAGCacggcgtggggctgggggggcaccgagggacggggcgggggggctcGGCCTCACATTTCGGGGGTCTTGGACTTGTTCTTGCCGTTGAAGAACTCGGGCAGGGCTCGGCGCTCGATGGCGTGGACGCTGCAAGGGGGAGGCacgggggggggctggcaccGCGCCGGGCTGGCGGCGGGGCACCGGCTGTGGCCTCGGGGGCGCCCCCGTACC
Proteins encoded in this window:
- the SMARCC2 gene encoding SWI/SNF complex subunit SMARCC2 isoform X5, whose protein sequence is MNPSRMDRNVEMFMTIEKSLVQNNCLARPNIFLHQEIEPKLLSKLKDIVKRHQGTVTEDKSNASHVVCPVPGNLEEEEWVRPVMKRDKQVLLHWGYYPDSYDTWIPANEIEASVEDAPTPEKPRKVHAKWILDTDTFNEWMNEEDYEVTDEKSPVARRKKISAKTLTDEVNSPDSDRRDKKGGNYKKRKRSPSPSPTPEAKKKNAKKGPSTPYNKSKRGHREEEQEDLTKDMDEPSPVPNVEEVTLPKTVNTKKDSESAPVKGGTMTDLDEQEDESMETAGKDEEENGTGSKGEQAKNPDLHEDNVTEQTHHIIIPSYAAWFDYNSVHAIERRALPEFFNGKNKSKTPEIYLAYRNFMIDTYRLNPQEYLTSTACRRNLAGDVCAIMRVHAFLEQWGLINYQVDAESRPTPMGPPPTSHFHVLADTPSGLVPLQPKTPQGRQSDGDAKTGRKSKEIEDLVTETVKGKPELQQTSASQQMLNFPDKSKEKPADMQNFGLRTDMYTKKNVPSKSKAAASATREWTEQETLLLLEALEMYKDDWNKVSEHVGSRTQDECILHFLRLPIEDPYLEDSEASLGPLAYQPIPFSQSGNPVMSTVAFLASVVDPRVASAAAKSALEEFSKMKEEVPTALVEAHVRKVEEAAKVTGKADPAFGLESSGIAGTTSDEPERIEESGTEEARAEAQPAEEKKEAKEPRDGTAEEEVKEKLGDMAKKEEEKGKEPEGEKESDKGDSDGTGDLEKEKEAKEAQDEVPKEPPEPEAERKAKVERDIGEGNLSTAAAAALAAAAVKAKHLAAVEERKIKSLVALLVETQMKKLEIKLRHFEELETIMDREREALEYQRQQLLADRQAFHMEQLKYAEMRARQQHFQHLQQQQQQQPPPLPPGAQPLPATGTPLAPAAHPLGAPPAPAMVAPAEPGGQPLPGAPPPQPPPPPGAPQPGPAIPHAPAPFPGQQPPSQSLAGSLGGSGHPAVPGNAPAALPFGLPPSAIPFSMANPLAESIGATFPANPPALPLHGALASSMPPGGLPPPPNPPGLALPHLAGGSAAAHSPAIVAAVQGSLLPNPGLLADQGPPLQTDPIAPSPSTATPVPPTQ